In Stomoxys calcitrans chromosome 2, idStoCalc2.1, whole genome shotgun sequence, the following proteins share a genomic window:
- the LOC106089564 gene encoding protein takeout, with protein MNTKYLAVFFTIVIICTILLPVYSGMLPADFTKCKVGDNACVRDKMQELYEKFPKGNPSLALPDISALYMENITVARANSGSPLQLDFKFLDLINYGIETAKVINTTGWIKDPSIIEVDAEIPLLKLVGHYQVKGKILLFNLKGEGKATFELTDCKIHLKGRVKLEKRSNGKNYLKPIKLIATLEPKEVVVQMENLINGNKELSDSVNAIINENWRDIWEELRDGTNNVISQLYFTIIGNVLNVLSYDDFFAK; from the exons ATGAATACAAAATATCTTGCAGTTTTCTTTACAATTGTTATAATATGTACCATATTGTTGCCGGTTTATAGCGGAATGTTGC CTGCTGACTTTACAAAATGTAAAGTGGGAGATAATGCTTGTGTCCGTGATAAAATGCAGGAACTATacgaaaaatttcccaaaggtAATCCCAGTTTAGCTCTGCCCGACATATCCGCACTGTATATGGAGAATATAACTGTGGCCCGTGCCAATAGTGGATCCCCTCTACAACtagatttcaaatttttggatttaATCAATTATGGCATAGAAACGGCCAAAGTAATAAACACCACAGGATGGATCAAGGATCCCAGTATTATCGAAGTAGACGCTGAAATTCCCTTACTAAAATTGGTGGGCCATTACCAAGTGAAGGGAAAAATTTTACTATTCAACCTGAAAGGGGAAGGCAAGGCTACATTTGAATTAACCGATTGCAAGATACACCTTAAAGGCCGTGTGAAACTCGAAAAAAGAAGTAATGGAAAAAATTATCTTAAACCGATAAAGTTAATAGCTACATTGGAACCCAAAGA AGTTGTTGTCcaaatggaaaatttaataaatggcAACAAGGAGCTGTCGGATAGTGTAAATGCTATTATAAATGAGAACTGGCGTGACATTTGGGAGGAATTGAGGGATGGCACCAATAATGTTATATCCCAATTATATTTTACTATAATCGGCAATGTTCTCAATGTGCTATCATATGatgatttttttgcaaaataa